One genomic window of Hymenobacter sp. J193 includes the following:
- a CDS encoding GH32 C-terminal domain-containing protein: MQLLPALKTYLEAQTEPLVRVSRTATAARPDSSTYVLAGPTNGPLANVLFKPLSLTRYKISATVSYTDAANDFGFMLGACDGTNEFYSLRFVPSQNRFSFDRTNRNSLNPGTSAVADVPFPMQPNTPYSVDIVQENSVVVVYLNGVAALSSRIYKAPRTSWGIFADKSTATFRNLTVTKP, from the coding sequence GTGCAGCTGCTGCCCGCCCTCAAAACCTACCTCGAAGCCCAGACCGAACCACTGGTGCGCGTGAGCCGCACGGCCACTGCTGCTCGCCCCGACTCCAGCACCTATGTGCTGGCCGGCCCCACCAACGGCCCGCTGGCCAACGTGCTGTTCAAGCCCCTGAGCCTGACGCGCTACAAAATCAGCGCTACCGTCTCGTACACCGACGCGGCCAACGACTTCGGCTTTATGCTGGGCGCCTGCGACGGCACCAACGAGTTCTACAGCCTGCGCTTCGTGCCCAGCCAGAACCGCTTCAGCTTCGACCGCACCAACCGGAATAGCCTCAACCCCGGCACCTCCGCAGTGGCCGATGTGCCGTTCCCGATGCAGCCCAACACCCCGTACTCGGTGGATATTGTGCAGGAAAACTCGGTGGTGGTGGTGTACCTAAATGGCGTCGCGGCCCTGTCGTCGCGCATCTATAAGGCCCCGCGCACTTCCTGGGGCATTTTCGCCGATAAGAGCACGGCCACTTTCCGCAACCTCACCGTCACGAAACCCTAG
- a CDS encoding T9SS type A sorting domain-containing protein has translation MKKTFTLAVAAALAVASFSARAQTIAVDGVLSATEISSSGYQLLGRYTNPHSFGDAGLLALYATADATNVYFFLAGTLETDGSPGTLNHVRNSLQLYVARPGVTAVPVGTALPEPAASTPITSFKRVSAKLDLPGDFAIGVKGNDMAGQVQVDGVVYRAGSPATAATKPLNASGVNVLTGLPVAISPAQATGVYALFANTVVAFRNSTRLSTNPGTATQGGAGSTGLEISMSRASLGLPAAGGALEVFALQNNADGDFFSSDIIPQYTAPATGADGNGSLQHSPDFTAIAGRQAATLQLTATGVLGTKAAAEAAVALRVYPNPGVGQTTVAYQVKTTAQTSVVLTDLLGRTIRVLDNGVKAPGTHATRISTADVVAGTYLMRVQVGSLVVVRKVMLM, from the coding sequence ATGAAAAAAACCTTTACTCTCGCCGTGGCGGCTGCGCTGGCTGTCGCTTCCTTCAGCGCCCGGGCGCAGACTATTGCTGTGGATGGTGTGCTGTCGGCCACTGAAATCAGCTCCTCGGGCTACCAGCTGCTGGGGCGCTACACCAACCCCCACAGCTTCGGCGACGCCGGCCTGCTGGCCCTCTACGCCACTGCCGATGCCACCAACGTGTACTTCTTCCTGGCCGGCACCCTGGAAACCGATGGCTCCCCGGGCACACTCAATCACGTGCGCAACTCCCTGCAGCTGTACGTAGCCCGCCCCGGCGTGACGGCCGTGCCGGTGGGCACCGCTCTGCCCGAGCCCGCCGCCAGTACGCCCATTACCTCCTTCAAGCGTGTATCGGCCAAGCTGGATTTGCCCGGTGACTTCGCCATTGGCGTGAAGGGCAACGACATGGCTGGCCAAGTACAGGTAGATGGCGTGGTGTACCGCGCCGGTTCGCCGGCTACGGCTGCAACCAAGCCTCTCAACGCCAGCGGCGTGAACGTGCTGACGGGGCTGCCCGTCGCCATTAGCCCGGCCCAGGCCACGGGCGTGTATGCGCTGTTTGCCAATACCGTAGTGGCATTTCGCAACAGCACCCGCCTGTCTACCAACCCCGGCACGGCCACCCAAGGCGGCGCCGGCTCTACCGGCCTCGAAATTTCCATGAGCCGCGCCAGCTTGGGCTTGCCGGCTGCCGGTGGTGCGCTAGAAGTGTTTGCCCTCCAGAATAATGCCGACGGGGACTTTTTCTCCAGTGACATTATCCCTCAGTACACTGCGCCCGCTACCGGCGCCGACGGCAACGGCAGCCTCCAGCACAGCCCAGACTTTACGGCCATTGCGGGCCGCCAAGCCGCTACCTTGCAGCTCACCGCCACCGGCGTATTAGGCACCAAAGCCGCCGCCGAAGCGGCCGTGGCCCTGCGCGTATATCCAAACCCTGGCGTGGGCCAAACTACAGTCGCTTACCAGGTAAAGACTACGGCCCAGACCAGCGTGGTGCTCACCGACCTGCTGGGCCGAACCATCCGCGTCCTCGATAATGGTGTGAAGGCACCAGGAACGCACGCCACCCGCATCAGTACTGCTGATGTAGTTGCGGGCACCTACCTGATGCGTGTGCAGGTAGGTAGCCTAGTGGTTGTGCGGAAAGTGATGCTGATGTAA
- a CDS encoding Y-family DNA polymerase translates to MFGLVDGNNFYVSCERVFQPRLDGRPVVVLSNNDGNVVSRSAEAKQLGIPMGAPFFEVRELLRRHQGHALSSNYALYGDMSRRVMARLADQVPAVEVYSIDEAFLDLQGLTTWCGTLDARAQRLRHDVLRCTGIPTCVGMAPTKTLAKVANRLAKKFPELQGILRLDTESRRERALRALPAADVWGIGRQYAQLLAAYGIRTAWELAGVSEAWARKHLGGVVGWRLIQELRGQPCQGLQPSEDGTLARQSISCSRSFGQRLTSFDDLWGALTTYLSRAAEKLRAQGNQAHILTVFISQDRYDTRVPPPYTRSATLTLPSGPTSNTLQLLAYARRLLERLYEPGRTYVKAGVVLDGLEPPGRGQQLSLFAPAAEAPVLAPDAGRARQLMHTLDALNRQFGRGTVRPAATVTAGPQPAPWQGKAQHRSPAYTTRFDELLMVA, encoded by the coding sequence ATGTTCGGACTAGTCGACGGCAACAACTTCTACGTGAGCTGCGAGCGGGTTTTCCAGCCCCGCCTCGACGGCCGCCCCGTCGTAGTCCTGAGCAACAACGACGGCAACGTCGTGAGCCGCTCCGCCGAGGCTAAGCAGTTAGGCATTCCCATGGGCGCCCCCTTCTTTGAGGTGCGCGAGCTGCTGCGCCGCCACCAGGGCCACGCCCTCAGCTCCAACTACGCCCTCTACGGCGACATGTCCCGCCGCGTCATGGCCCGCCTGGCCGACCAGGTGCCGGCCGTGGAGGTCTACAGCATCGACGAGGCCTTCCTAGACCTGCAGGGCCTCACCACCTGGTGCGGCACCCTCGACGCCCGCGCCCAGCGCCTTCGCCACGACGTGCTCCGCTGCACCGGCATTCCCACCTGCGTGGGCATGGCCCCCACCAAGACGCTGGCCAAAGTGGCCAACCGCCTGGCCAAGAAGTTTCCCGAGCTGCAGGGCATCCTGCGTCTCGACACCGAAAGCCGCCGCGAAAGGGCCCTGCGCGCCCTGCCCGCCGCCGACGTCTGGGGCATCGGCCGCCAGTACGCTCAGCTACTTGCTGCCTATGGCATCCGCACGGCCTGGGAGCTGGCCGGCGTGTCCGAGGCCTGGGCCCGCAAGCACCTGGGTGGGGTTGTGGGCTGGCGGCTGATCCAGGAGCTGCGCGGCCAGCCCTGCCAGGGGCTGCAGCCCTCCGAGGATGGCACCCTGGCCCGCCAAAGCATCAGCTGCTCCCGTTCTTTCGGCCAGCGCCTCACTTCCTTCGACGACCTCTGGGGCGCCCTCACCACCTACCTGAGCCGGGCCGCCGAGAAGCTGCGCGCCCAGGGCAACCAGGCTCACATCCTGACGGTATTTATCAGTCAGGACCGCTACGATACACGCGTGCCGCCGCCCTACACCCGCTCAGCCACGCTCACCCTGCCCAGTGGCCCCACCAGCAACACCCTGCAGCTGCTGGCTTATGCCCGTCGCCTGCTGGAACGGTTGTACGAGCCCGGCCGCACCTACGTTAAGGCCGGCGTGGTGCTCGACGGCCTGGAGCCGCCCGGCCGCGGCCAGCAGCTCAGCCTATTCGCCCCCGCCGCCGAGGCCCCCGTGCTCGCCCCCGATGCGGGCCGTGCCCGCCAGCTCATGCACACCCTTGATGCCCTGAACCGCCAGTTCGGCCGCGGCACCGTGCGGCCCGCCGCTACCGTTACCGCCGGCCCCCAGCCAGCTCCCTGGCAGGGTAAAGCCCAGCACCGCAGCCCGGCCTACACCACCCGATTTGACGAGTTATTGATGGTAGCCTAG
- a CDS encoding LexA family transcriptional regulator — MTTVELIEVGEPATTLWIPLFASLVPAGFPSPASDELEELFDLNRILFRHPEATYLVRVAGESMQGAEIHAGDLLAVDKHLMADHNHIVVAVVEGECTVKRLVCRAGIWWLQAENPAYPDYEITDPENLRIWGVVTHVVHELIPGKLTALLRSRD, encoded by the coding sequence ATGACCACCGTTGAACTCATCGAAGTCGGTGAACCTGCCACCACCCTGTGGATTCCCTTGTTTGCCTCCCTGGTGCCCGCCGGCTTTCCTTCCCCCGCCTCCGACGAGCTGGAAGAGCTTTTCGACCTGAACCGCATTCTGTTTCGCCACCCCGAAGCCACCTACCTGGTGCGGGTAGCTGGCGAGAGCATGCAGGGCGCCGAAATCCACGCCGGCGACCTGCTGGCCGTCGACAAGCACCTCATGGCCGACCACAACCACATCGTCGTCGCCGTGGTCGAGGGGGAGTGCACCGTCAAGCGCCTCGTCTGCCGCGCCGGCATCTGGTGGCTGCAAGCCGAGAACCCGGCTTACCCCGACTATGAAATCACCGACCCCGAGAACCTGCGCATCTGGGGCGTGGTCACCCATGTGGTGCACGAACTCATCCCCGGCAAGCTCACCGCCCTGCTGCGCAGCCGCGACTAA